A stretch of the Glycine soja cultivar W05 chromosome 13, ASM419377v2, whole genome shotgun sequence genome encodes the following:
- the LOC114380731 gene encoding transcription factor TGA7-like — MNSSSTQLVLTKRMGIYDPFHQVNMWGDSFKIDGSLNSIAPQMLMIKPSMQNKSECTPHESREPSGDDQETNEKADTKALRRQAQNREAARKCRLRKKAYVQQLETSRVKLMQLELEIEKARKQQGMYIRSALDVSYMGSSGTINPGITLFELEYAQWIEEQDRQNQELRNTLQTQASEMQLHLLVESCLSHYSNLFRMKAEAAKADVFYLISGAWKASVERLFLWIGGSRPSQLLNIIAPQLEPLTDQQIVSINNLRLSSQQAEDALSLGLDKLQQSLVHNIPSDPLAVGHYGFEIAAAMEKGEALERFVNQADHLRQQTLIHMSRILTTAQAAKGLLAMGEYFHRLRTLSSLWTARSCDPSFPTQLSN, encoded by the exons ATGAACTCTTCATCAACTCAACTAGTCCTCACGAAAAGGATGGGTATATATGACCCATTCCATCAAGTGAACATGTGGGGGGACAGCTTTAAAATTGATGGAAGCTTGAACTCAATTGCTCCCCAAATGTTAATGATTAAGCCTAGCATGCAGAACAAG TCTGAATGTACTCCTCACGAATCAAGGGAACCTTCTGGAGATGATCAAGAGACTAATGAAAAAGCTGATACTAAG GCACTAAGACGTCAAGCTCAAAATCGCGAGGCTGCTCGGAAATGTCGGCTGCGGAAGAag GCTTATGTTCAACAATTAGAAACAAGCCGTGTGAAGCTCATGCAATTGGAGTTGGAGATTGAGAAAGCAAGAAAGCAGCAG GGTATGTACATACGTAGTGCACTAGATGTCAGCTATATGGGATCATCCGGAACAATTAACCCAG GGATAACTTTGTTTGAACTTGAATATGCACAATGGATTGAAGAGCAAGATAGACAGAATCAAGAACTGAGAAATACATTACAAACTCAAGCATCTGAAATGCAGCTTCATCTACTTGTTGAGAGTTGCTTGAGCCACTACTCAAATCTTTTCAGAATGAAAGCAGAAGCTGCAAAGGCTGATGTCTTCTATTTAATCTCTGGTGCATGGAAAGCATCAGTGGAACGCCTTTTTCTTTGGATTGGAGGATCCCGTCCATCACAACTTCTAAAT ATCATTGCACCACAGCTTGAGCCTTTGACTGATCAACAAATTGTGAGCATTAACAACCTCCGGCTTTCATCTCAGCAAGCTGAAGATGCTCTTTCACTAGGATTGGACAAACTCCAGCAGAGTCTGGTCCACAACATACCATCAGATCCATTGGCTGTAGGACACTACGGGTTTGAGATAGCTGCTGCCATGGAAAAAGGTGAAGCACTAGAACGTTTTGTAAACCAG GCAGATCACCTTAGGCAACAAACTCTGATTCACATGTCTCGGATCCTGACAACTGCTCAAGCTGCTAAAGGCTTGCTGGCTATGGGAGAATACTTTCATCGTCTTCGCACCCTTAGTTCTTTATGGACTGCTCGTTCATGTGATCCTTCCTTTCCCACTCAACTCTCAAACTGA